AAGAAGCACAGAGATCAACCTGAATAAACGACGTGGCCCAGGACCCGCTgaagagctgtccctcccctcggACCTTAGCTGGAAAGGCAATAAAATGCATGAAAAAGCCAGGGCAGCAAATCTGTCTCTCTCCGATTCCCTGCAGCAAGGGGAATGCCTTACTTGCGAGGCGGCTTGCGCTTGTGATTAACTCAAAGCAGTCTGTGGACAAGAACTCATCTTCCATATGGTTCCTTTGCAGCGCTGGGGGAAGCAGCTGAACTAGGGTTTGGTGTTTGTTCATAGTCACTGAAGTGTTTACGCAATTATAAATATACTGTCCCCAGCAGCGCAGGTCTCAGTGGCCCTGCTCTACTCGGATAGGCTTGAAGGTCCCATAAAGATCTAATCCAGCAGAAAAAAGAAGCACTGCAGGGAAATCAAATATTTCCACGAACTATAACACAGGCCAGCTACAAAGAGTTAAAAGAGCTTCCACTCATGAGGCAGGAGGATGTGCGGTGTATCGTGATTTGACCATTTTAGCTTGGCCAAAATAGAGAAACAAAAAGTTTCCCGTGTCAACTCTTACTTCCTTTGGGGGGTAAGAAAAATCAGTAATGATTACTAAGCTTCTGCATCTTCCATCCACGTCCTCCTCTTTATTACCCTCTCCTTTGTCAAGAATTCATcataaacagaaagaaagaaagaaagaacgaacGAACTGTAGGGTCGAACACTGATTTTGATATTGTTCTAAACAGATGAAAAGCCACTCTGAATTACAGGTGTTTGTTAATAGTAAGTGATCTGCTCATTTCCTTTGCACCAGTCTTTTCAAAACAACCTTATTAGCCAACCTAATTTAGTACTATAAAAACGGCAGTTGTACATAATCCCAGAGTCTACAGAACTGCACATTTATTTGGTGTTAACCGCTTGCTGGACTGATTCCCTTGTGTTTGCGTGTGTTCTGGCCACAGCTGACAACAACATGCGAGTGATGTAGAATTTGCTCGTCAACAAAAAACATTTATGGGCTGCTCCCctctaaacaaaaccaaaaccgcCCTATAAAAACAGACGAGTTCATGTTTTTAATTATACTTGAAGCATTACATTAATGCTCTAATCACACGCAATATTGGTCCGCTTGGCTGCAATATCCCCTTATTCTCCAGCAAAAAATCGTGTCCCCTAATTCTTGTCAATGCTTTGAAAAAAACCTACCCTTCTGAAGTCTTGTTCCACTTCTTTCTCACAGATCCACCTGCAGAACGCGTCTAGAGTTAGCACTGGGATCTGTCTGGCTGTGACTGAATTGTTTCAAGCTAAAATCGAGAGGTTTCAATTAACCCAGGTCAGTACAACAGCCTGTTTTATACAGCAAAGCTGCTGGGCAGACTTTTCCCAAAGAATGTTACACGTTTATGTTGACAATcccagcaaagaaaagaaaagagagaaagaaaaaaatttacgATTACCACTAGTAATTTAATCCTAAATTCGTGGGCCATCTCCATTAACCCAAACAAGCAACCATCAACACTTTCCTTTCTGATGCACACGTAGCTGCAATAGATGATTAACCAGGTCTCTTGCTGCATACGCAGGAAAACATTTCACAACACGGTATCTGCCGGCAGTTTTGGAaaaattttgaggaaaaaaaagtggTAGGAGGGGGCAAAGTGCTGTCCTTTCCCTCCCATCTCCCAAGCAGTGCAGATTTTCTGAtctgtctgtttttgtttcttcacAAAACTAACTTCAGACAAAACATCCTACTAAGAGGTTATATGGGGAAAACTTTTCTTCGGGGTGAAATGTATCAATCAGCAGACGCTAAAGAATTagcagcagtggggaggaggagtatttttaaagagtgattttatatttgtttttaaataggtttttCCTTCTTGCTTTTTTGAACATGTCCATTGTGTTCCTAACACAGAGAATTTAGGGCTGCGAACGTAACATAATtccttccaaaaatgtttaatctAGGATTCAGCCCAAAACCACACAGACTGAGGTATGTATCTGCACGAGATTTTTAAAAAGCGATCTTTAAATTTCAGTGACTCTAAATTCCTCCCACCTTCGGCTAGCGTTATGGCTGAGATTAAATGAAATTCCCTCTGTAAACAGGTTTGAACTCCGTGATTCTGACGCGCGGGAAAGCAGTGAGGCAAGTTTGAAATGAACCTTCAAAATGTGCTTTAAAATCTATGCCCAACCTCAGcctgtatttttatttgtattaaaatccACACCACAGTTTGGCATTGAAACTGGGTCACGATGAAAAAAGTTTGCACGTATGATTTCGGGAGTGGGGGGATGCGATTTGTATAGCTGAGCTATGAAGCCATACAGATGGAGTAAATCTCCATTCCATGCCCCCTCCCCGAACCCCCACACAATTagggttttgtttagtctggggttCAATCGTTGAAGCTGCTTATTAAGTGATGGAGCATCTTACACCCTGAAAAAAACGGTAAAGCTCCAAAATTACCATTTTTTTTCAAGCGTACCACCTACAGTATAGAGCTGTGTATGGCGAGACATTGCCATGCGCTGGGATCTGTCTGTATCACTTTCCTGATAGAATGATGGTTCCTTGAGCGAAGGTACTGGACGATGCATTAGCACTGAAGTCTCTTACTGGCGTGGATGCTTAACATATTGCAATGGTGATTTTAGATGACGGAGAGGGGCTGTTTCTGGCCGTCGCTCCCTCGCTGGGTTGTTCAGTAAATTGTCTCTAGGGCAGAGGGCCCCTCTTCCACGTGTGTATTGATGAAGTGGTCTAGCGTCTGCAGGCTTCTCCTCTCACAAGCCCTCTCGCAACGCTCTGCGTATGGTTTTTGTCTAACCCTCCTTCAGAGTCCTGACGCCAAACGGGGTCCGACAAAGGGAAGATTTTCCCCATGCACATCCCCGGGGCTGATTAAGGTTTGACGATTGAATTCAAAGTCCACAATAAACTAAATCCCCGCTCAGAAGGTCTTTTCCAGCCACCTGATGTAATGGTACAAGTTTTGTGGGAGGCAGTTTCTTAACTATTAACGTGCAAGTATCTAATGGCGGTAAAATAGACCCTAGATATTCTAGGATGACGAATATATACTTAGAAGTGAACCTACAGCTCCAATTTGCAGATTAAAGCTTAAACGGTAAAGCAAGGGGAACATAACATAGTGACAAGCTGAACTGTATTAGGAGTGGATAGAGAGCTATCCGATCAATGCTTCGTCTGTCCTCCAGTAGCTCCACCTCGCGAATATACCTCAGTCATTAACGAGAAAGCATCACCTCGTCTGATGGCGCATTGGAAAGGTTTTGCTTACTCGCTCTAAATGAACGACACCTTCGAAATGTTCGGCAGATTCCCCCCTCTCTCCAGCAACCTTCACTCCCACCCCTTACAACTGTAATGTTTAACATGCTGCTGTCACAGGGCACCCAGCAGGACCTAAATaatcaccccccacacccagggaTTCACACTGGAGCCCACTGCAAAAGCTTAAAAGCCCCAAGTAAGTGCCAGAGAGAGCTAGGAGAGACTCTTCAGGGCGCTGTCTTTTCTGCCGCCTCTGAAAGCTCTCTCTAAAAAACTTTCCCCAACCAACTGGTTCCAGTGCGCTCTGGGGGAGCCCATCGGCCTTCTGAACATATACATCCTTGAAAGAGAatcccccctcccacctttgTATCCCAGAGctccttaaaaaacaaagcaacgCGCCCCGATTGCAGGATGCCTGCGAATCAAGCATGCCGCCTGAAGCTCGGCCGACTGAATTTGAACTCAGGGTCTCCCCATGTTTGCAAACGAGGCCGAGCAGGGCTAGTTTGCCAAGTTGGATCAGCCCCGCTTAGAAAGGAACAAGCGTAAATGTCCTGCTCAGCGTGGCACTGTGCACTCTGCCTGCGCGCAgaggaggagctgcaggggggagatattgtatttgtttatatGTGATTAAAATGCAACGCGAGTTGGGATTTGGAACAGGGACAGCTTAGGTACACTTTGGCCCCCTGGTGAGGACAAACCGTCCGGATCATGTACATGGGAAGAGTGGAGGTTAAAGACTGTACCACAGATTCACACCACGGATCTAAAGCTTTATTGCTGGGGTGTTATCTATCCTGCAAATTTAACTGGAGACATTCAGCTGAAACGAGCGGACATTTCATTGCcacacaacccccccacccctccgtgCCTAATACTAAGGTGGTATTTCATTACATTATCCTCTACCAActgtccttccccctccccagaattCGTGTGATGTCCACGAAGTTTTGACTGTTCTAACTGGGATATTTATAACTTTCTGAGAGCCTTTACTTATCCTTTGCTCTGCATTTCTGTGTGCGACCCCGTGTATGGTTCATTTTAAACGGAACACAAATAAAGCAAGTCGTCGCATTTTGCCTAAGGTCGGGGCTGGAAAAGTAGAAATAATCATTGGAATTCGAGCTGAAAAAACACCCAGTATATATTACATCTAACTCTTTCCGTGCTGCAGCAGATCTGAGATCGAGCTCTGGGCTACTTTTAAATATTCCTGCTTTTTTCTGTTTGAGATTTGAATAGACTCtttttcaggagaggaggaaaaaaataacacaacattttttttcctgaaaggtGCTTCTGTCCATCATGAAAATCAGTCTTGACTTTTGTGTTTGCATCAGAAACTAAGTAATTGAATAATGACACAGACAGAAAAACGACAGTGGTATTATTACTGTGGGTGTCGAAAGAGACAGGTGGATGAAGGAAACCCAGCAGACAAGCAGAGAATGATCATTTCAACACGTTCTCTATGTTCCATTTGGGGGTTTAAAGGGAGACATTAACCCTGTTGGCAGAGGTTAAAGCTCATTATCTCAGAAATGTTCCTTGTTTGTTTCTGTTCCTCTTACACAGATTTGTCGTCCTCACCCCTCCGCACCAATCTTCAGCTGTAATTCTCTGTGCTCCTCTCTTTATCTCCAATAGCTGATGCTTTTTTCAAAACGGCCACTTGGGGTCGTCCTTTATGTCTGTTTGAGCGTaaagacagtttttaaaaaaaaagccttaatCTCCTTTAATCGTTACAAAATGTTCAGACAAAAACACAATTCTGTtactggacccccccccccaacaaaaaaaaatcttacaagcCGATTCTTCTTTGCATGCAGTCACTCAAGGAGCAGAAGAGGAAATCAAAGATCTTCCTTATAATTTGAAATGTAATTACAGTATATTTTCCCCTTCGCACCGAGATTTGCAATAGTCTGAGCCAGTGCTAACTGCTTTACTTTGGGGAGGTATTTTTAACTTGAGGTTTTCTTCGATTATATAACCACAGCTGGCACACTCAGACTGTgggcaaatatttttttattttcgtCTTCTTCctaaccctctctctctctctctctcacacacacacacacgcacaaacatGCAACGATCACAGTTGAATCCTGCAAGAGATTAAGTGTTTTGACTGTTCTCCTGGAAGGTAGACACTGAAAAGTTGCACTCAAACCATTCCATCCTCCCACCTCCACAAAACAGAGTGGGCAGAGGGACTTTGTCATATTTAGAACAAAGGGATGGCCAGCAAGTGAAACATACGCTGGATTGCCTTCCACTCCTTCTTTGTAAATTACACCGGTtaagagagaaagggaggggagagaaaaagggggAGCAGATTGGGGAGAGAAAGTGGGaagattaaaacataaaagaaaaaaaagggggttgGAGTTGCTGCCTGGTCTTGTTCTCCAGCTGCTAGTCAGCTGACTCGTTGGGAGCTGTCACATTGTGGGAGCCTGGCCCCTCCTCCGGCAGCCCCAGGATCTCCGCGGCCGAGCTCCCATTGGAGAGGCTGCTTGGCGGTCCCAGCCCCCTTTCCCTGAGTGTCATCAGAAAAGGAATATAAGCAGCCAGGGGGGCTGCCTCGCAAATCACAGCTGCACAACAGGAGCTGGAGGCGGCAGCTAAAGCAGAGACAAgatttccccacctcccccaccccttcccttcaTTGCGAGCGAGAGCGAGCGAACAAAAACTCCGACCACCAAAATAACCCATCCAACAGCAACCCTCCAGCACACGCCGCCCGCTGCTCTGCCTGGAAAGTTGCAGCGGGCTCCGGCTCCGCGCCTGCAGTGAAGGGGGGGGCCGAGGCTCAGGACTTACAAACCGACCCCAGTCGGGGCACAGAATCTCTCCTGCTTTTTCCTTTGCAAAAGAGGCCAACCTGCAACGCCAGCATTGCGGTGGGGAGGctcctgcttccttcctcccctcctcgcCCGTGGGGTTTTCTTAGCCGTGGGAGCCTCTGCAGCCCGCATTGCATTGCAGACACCGCTACCCCACGCCTCGCGGCCCGGGTGCCTCCGCCTCCTCCGCCTGCTTGGCTTGGCTGCTCTCAGCtagccgccagcagcagcagcagcagcgaagtTGACCTGGAGTCCGAGGGAGCGCGGCCAGCCCTCCCCCCGGACGGTGCCCTGGAGTGAGCGCTCCAACCCAGAGGCGCCTGCGAGACAGCCATGGCCGGCGAGCTGAGCATCGGACCCGAGCTGCCCACCAGCCCCCTGGCCATGGAGTACGTCAACGACTTCGACCTGATGAAATTCGACGTGAAGAAGGAGCCCCTGGGCAGAGCCGACCGGCCCGGCCGCCACTGCACCCGCCTGCAGCCGGCCGGCTCcgtctcctccacccccatcagCACGCCCTGCAGCTCGGTGCCTTCCTCGCCCAGCTTCAGCCCCACCGAGCAGAAGACCCACCTGGAGGACCTGTACTGGATGGCCAACAGCTACCAGCAGATGAACCCCGAGGCGCTCAGCCTCACTCCAGAGGACGCGGTGGAAGCCCTCATCGGGTCCCACCAGATGCCCCAGCAGCTGCAAAGCTTTGAGAGCTTCCGggcccaccaccaccatcatcaccagcagcagcaccaccaccagtaCCCGGGGGTCACCCACGAAGACCTGGCCAACAACGGGCACCCgcatcaccatcaccaccaccaccaccaccaggcgtctcccaccccttccacctcttccacctcctcccagcagctgcagaacgCCCACCAGCAGCACCCTTCTTCCAACAGCGTGGAAGACAGGTTCTCGGACGAACAGCTGGTCTCCATGTCGGTGAGGGAGCTCAACAGGCACCTGAGGGGCTTCACCAAGGACGAGGTGATCCGCCTCAAGCAGAAGAGGAGGACGTTGAAGAACAGGGGCTATGCCCAGTCCTGCAGGTATAAGCGAGTCCAGCAGAAGCACCATCTGGAGAACGAGAAGACCCAGCTGATCCAGCAGGTGGAACAGCTCAAGCAAGAGGTGACCCGActggccagagaaagagatgcCTACAAGCTCAAGTGTGAGAAACTTGCCAGCAATGGCTTCAGGGAGGCCGGATCCACCAGTGACAACCCATCTTCTCCTGAGTTCTTCATGTGAGTCCTTTAATCACAACCCCCCCTGATCTCCTCCTCCGCCTCTCCCATCCTCCTCTGACATCTCCATCCATCTGCCTGCTCgagtagagaggaagaagagagacttAATATTTGCAGCATCCTGTCTTTATAGATTAGCTGTGAAAAGTAGGCTGGGGgtaggtgggggagagagagagacgtgcaACTTTTATCTTTAGTTCGCCagttaaagaaagaaacagaagaaaggaaggaCATGCAAAGCGTTTTTATAGATCGCTTGCTTTCAGAACTATATGGGCTCGTTGGTTTTTTTAAGGGACAATGAACAAGCGATCTATAACATATTACCTGCTTGGGAGTCAAGGAAAGAAGACTCATGCAGCAGCAGCTTATGCACATTTTACCTGCTTGGAAAGGCGAATAAGTAAAGGACAATATATGCAAAGCCCTCATATATTGCCTGCTTTGAGAAATAGTTACGGGATTCAGATGGGACATTCAGTACAAGACAAGAAAAAAACATCAGTTTTATTGCCTGCTTGATTATATAGAAAAAATACGAAAAtctgcattaaaaatattaatcctgCATGCTGGACATGTATGGTAATAATTTCTATTTTGTACCATTTTCTTGTTTAACTTTAGCATGTTGATCATCGTTCATAGCTTTGTTTCATTGATAAGAAAAGCATCACAAGTTATCAACTTTTTACTACTTGTGcagttttgttgggttttttttgtttggggttttttgttttgttttgttctagttGTTAGCTTGTAAATATCTGCCACATCAAACAGCAAAGGAAGACAAAATAACATTTCATCAGGCTGGTTATATGGTTTGTTATTAAAGTAAAGAGAATAAAAAACATTATGGGcatttttgtatttgcattcaGAAAACAACTTTGTATATTTGGTGCACTTTTAAGTTGTAattttttctttagttttcattttggtttttgtttgttggggCAGAATAAAAGCAACTCGATTGCATTGACAAACCTAAACTTAATAATAGTGAAAAAGGCCAGCAGCCTAGCAGCTATATCCTACTCCACAATTTAAGTGGCAGTGAACCTATTACTTTCATGTCAGGACAGTCATCAGACAGCAATGCGCATAGCTTTGGCCATATTTTTCTCTGATTTATTATACACTCAGGAAACAAAGAATTtacaatgtattttcttttaagaaacaGTTGATTCTTGATTTCCAAAACCCAGGATGACATGAGTCAGTTGCAATCGCTGTAGGCGGAACAGTACGCAACAATAACGTGTATCAGTTCCAGTTCTGATTTCAGTTAGGTTTATCAATGGCAACAGAGGATGAAAGGGCTTGGAATGTATAGAAAACTGAAACGTTTTTTAAAGAGACGTACTGCAACTTAAGTGTATTATTTGCAATGATTTTTAATCTGCTTCTCTGCTTCCTCATGCAGCAAAAGTTTTGGCCAAATTTCTTTGCAGTTGTATAGTAATAGCTTGGAGTGTTATGGGtgttacttttttttcctcctgcaggtCAGAAAAAGGATTTTACGTTGCACTGACAAAAATACCAAAATGAAAACTTATTTTAGTTTCCTTTTAGGATTGATTGCTGGCACTGCTGGCCGGATGCATTTTAAGTTTGTATTAGTTTATAAATTAACAGTAATAACAAGATTGTAATGAACAGCATGGTGCTTGCAGTTTTAAATATTGTGGATATTAGTCATGCATCAGAAAACGATCTTTGTTTTTTACTGATTCAACTgtgttgaaatcaaaacattgcAGCAgcgaaaaaattgtttttatttcatgtaAAGTTCTGAAGGGATCAATTTCAAATCCTGCTTAtgatatgaaaaatattaaaaaacctgGTCTATTGTAGTTTTATTCAGACTGGTTTCTGTTTTTGGTTATTAAAATTGTTTCCTATTTTGcttattaaaataattgaaatggCATTTCTTTGAAAGGTTTACTTCTCCAATGTCTTCTGTTTAAACTTTCTTGCACCTTAAATACATATCTAAAGGGCATGATCCAGCTAAAATGATCTTTGACGTGCATCGTTGggttttaaaagtgattttttggAAGTTTATTTTAATTCTACAACGAGGGTCATTATTCCACACACATCTGTGCAGAGCTGCAAAATCAGTTTCTAACCCTTAGCATGGTTTACTCTACACTGTAGTTTTGGCTTCAGACTCCGCTCTAACACAATTTCATGGGATTTGCTGTGCACTGATAGACGCTAAAGCAGCTCAGGGTGCTATTTTCAAACCCAACATCAAATAGCAGGATGGTTCTTACTGATGACACTTGTATGGACTCACTGTAGCAAACCTTAGAACGCTGGCAGCCAGCTTGTTACATTCAAGAGCTGAAGGTCTCTTTGGCAATGGAGGCGTAGTGCAGTGTTTCCCTTTCAAACAGTTCCCAGGGTCCCTCTGTGAAGCTTGGTTTCAAAGGGCCTGTACTGTACTTTCCCTGCAAAACGGTCTGCCTCCTCCCCCGAAGCAACTCCCTTGCTCACACTGTGGCTGTGTAGATAATTTAAAGTTATAGATGCAGCAGCACATGGGCCCACTGAGTTTAACATGTCTCCCTCTGATCtagagtgggggctggggaaaaaatcaatctttATTAAAATGCTCTAAcgagacatttaaaaaatgtctagaACCTTAAAAGCGTGATCAGTATGGTTCCTCTAAGAACTGTGCAGCACACGCCACCTCCCATTGTCTTCCTCGCCTCTCAATCTGCCCAGTTTGTTTATTCTGGCATTTTGAAACATGACAAAGATATTAACTCCTTGTGTTCAATAAACAGCAGGTGCTCACAGAGCGAGAATACAACACTGCAGCTCCACTTCTACCCCAGCGCTCCTACCCCGCCACTATTCCAACAGCTAAGCAATTAGTTGCTTTAAAGTCCAAAGTGGGTGATAATCATTTATCTAAGTCAATTGCAGCCAGGCAATTCTGCTCAGAGCCTtggcctattggcatcccaggctCAGAGCCTTGGTGTGGGAATTAGAAAGTTGCAAAGAAAGCAGCAGCCTGGAAGGGTGAGGATTGGTACTTTCCAACTGTGAACAGGGGATTTAACTTTAAATCCTTCTTTAACGCCCTCCCCCGCAAACTAGCCTCTCTTCCCAAGGAGAGCAAGCTGCCCTTGCAGGAATGACACACGGCATGTTTGCAAAACAAATCAGTTAAGAACAGTGTGTGGGAAAAAttgaaaagcaaatacagtgaCCCCACAACAAAATCCTCTTTTAAGCCCCATACTCATCACCGCCTTGTCAGAGACAGGAAGCCAAGCTAACTGATAGAGAAgcatttcagcttttaaaaaggGGCAGCAGCGTGATCCCAAACACCTCAGTGCACAGACCACTACAGGAATATAATGTCATCCTTCCTTTTAAcactggggagggagacaggggGTTATACAGAAAAGATGTCAGAATCATATTTCCATGTAttgcctttttcttttccatGCTATGGCTACAGAAAGCATAAGAGGAATATTGTTTGTGGGAACTGCCACCGCATATTAATGTCCCCTCATGCATGCATTGAATAAATCACCAGGGCTAATTGAACAACAAAAAATAGGAAAACAGGCCTGAGAGGCACACTATATGGCTTTAGCAGTCTGGATTCCCACAGAATAACTGTGTCAGTGGAAAGGTTCAGAGGGCAGAGGTCCATTTatgtaggaagtgtctatgcAGTGTTCAGTGCTCTTAATGAATTTTAATTTATCTGATTATGAAAAAAAACAGCTCGGATTTGTGGGAATACAACCTTAAAGTGACCAAAGCGCTgccagtttaaaattaaaaagcaccACAGAGGACTAAGAAGAGATCTCCAGCTAGATCGCCTGGGTGTGTGCGGGTGTACGCTTAATGCAAAGCACCTTCTAACACACACATGGCTTTGAAGACGGGTGCAGCGTTCGGATTAGAGCTAAACCCAGCTGCGCTTGGGGACGCAGGGTCTCCCCTGGAATAATCAGATAGTATCTGTTTGCTTCCAGTGTCATAAGAAATACATTGCACCAGATTTAAGCTGTGTGAGCATTGCACCTCTCAGGCTCTGCGGGCATCTTCGGAGGCTCCGAAAGCCCACAGCGAGCGCTTCCTTCCTCCTTATTTCTCTAGGAAAAACAAGGCACGGAAGGAACATTTTGCTCTGAGACGTGTGATCAGTAAACCCCCCACCACACTCCCCTACTCTTTGGGGATGCTAATGAAACGGAttattggggagggggaagaggcggggttaAATGTGATACTTTTTGTAACACTGCTGGAAGAACTAAAGAAGATTTATGAGAGAAATGATGTTCAGTTGCGCGTGTATATTTTTTAGAGCGAACTTGGAAAACAGCCCACAGATCAGTCACCGAGCATAGACGTGAGAAGTCCTTTCAATACGCACGTGGCGAGGTGTGGTTAGAACAGGAGCAGGTAGAATACCGACTAGTGTAGAAAGGGAAATTGTGTGATGACAGCAAGAGACGGCcaccgttaaaaaaaaaaatctatgcggATCTCCGGTTGTCTCCATACAGACTGTCTGCAATCCGTGCTGAAGGGGatacaaatacacaaatacacaCGTTAGTACAGACTGAAACACTGACCCAGCCTATCCCAGAACCAGCAAGGGTTCCGATCAAGTTGTAATCTTATTATTTGTTATCACGCTTTGCTTTCCTCTTGGGCTTTCCCTATAGTGCATATCGCTTTGCTATCCCCGGGCGCTTATTAAACAGTGAATCGAGACGCTTTTTCGTCCTCCAGCTGCGAAAGGGTTAACTATCACCCCTGCTTTTGCTCAGCGAGCACTAATGAAATCCCGGCATATTTACTTTTCTATCTCCCGACTCATTATTGATTCATAAAGGGCTGTAGACACAGGAATCAGTGGGGATGATTGATGGCCCGATTCGGAAACAAGTTTCTCGGAGCGTAGTGTCTGTACGGCCCCTCTGAACGCTGTCCACATGTCCTGTCCGCAAAATGGTCCTAGAATCCTGGTGTGCCAGAGCCAGCCAGACAtacagagagctcagtggttttgtGCAGAGACTACTGTACAGCCAATGCCTTGGCTAACTGGTTTCAATTAGGACTAAAGAGACACTGCATTTCCAACATGGGTGAATAAACCAACTACTCTCTTTAACCCCAacttctccccccccaccaccccagacgTGCTGGTTTACATGCATGTTCCCTGTCTCTCTTGAGTCACGTAGCTAATGACTGGAAGGGAGAAAGACCCACACATATAGAACAGGacttagggggaaaaaagagcacAGCAATACCAAGAAATACGCAAGTCACTAGGAGAGGGAGTGATGGGAAAGAAACGGAGACACTGGGGAGATCGGATGAAGCTAGGCGCCACAGCAACTTGCATTTTCTTTACTCCCAACAACGCAGTGCTAAATATCCAGAGTTGTATTCAAGCGCTCCGAAGTAAAGAGCAGAAAGCAGTGATCGCTGAATCCAAGTCCACCCCACACCCACTTTTGCTACCAAGGAAAAGATAAGCGCCAATAAAAGCGAAAGTTCTGCAAATGTACGCGGTGCTCCtcgaatttattttttttctgatttgctgATGAAAGGATCTGATGCTGGTCTCTTGTCTGTCAGTTTTGGAACGGACTTCAAAAGAAACAGGATCGGGCCCTAACTAGTCCTCAGCTGTAAAAGGCTTAAAGATACTTCACTAGATTCCCTGAAATCCACTAAGCCAATTTGTCTGACTTCATTACTGTCCTATCAATGGGCTTGTCTGTATGCACATACTGTATAAATAAAGCCCAGGTTTGAAATGCCACAATTTGGCTGCAGGACGACTGTTACATTTTGATCTCATGCAGTGCAGCAGAAAGATTCCcttcggtggaaaaaaaaaaatcacagcatttTGTTTGATCTTGCCGTTTTGCAAGACCTATTGCTAACAGTTGGAGACAGATTTGCACTGCTCTCTCCCTTCAGGACGGAGGTGACTACTTGCCAGGGCTGCTCCCAAGATAAAGAGAGAGGAAACAAttggcaacttaaaaaaaaaattgaaaccgTAAGTGCCAAGCAATTTATagacaatttttaataaaaaaagatagCATGTAAAATGATTTTCttagattaaataaaaaaacaacagaggAACAAGGCGAAGATTTTTGGACTAAAGATAGAAACACCAGGCTAAAACTTTCCAGAGATGCTGGCTGCTCTTGCA
The window above is part of the Chelonoidis abingdonii isolate Lonesome George chromosome 14, CheloAbing_2.0, whole genome shotgun sequence genome. Proteins encoded here:
- the MAFB gene encoding transcription factor MafB; its protein translation is MAGELSIGPELPTSPLAMEYVNDFDLMKFDVKKEPLGRADRPGRHCTRLQPAGSVSSTPISTPCSSVPSSPSFSPTEQKTHLEDLYWMANSYQQMNPEALSLTPEDAVEALIGSHQMPQQLQSFESFRAHHHHHHQQQHHHQYPGVTHEDLANNGHPHHHHHHHHHQASPTPSTSSTSSQQLQNAHQQHPSSNSVEDRFSDEQLVSMSVRELNRHLRGFTKDEVIRLKQKRRTLKNRGYAQSCRYKRVQQKHHLENEKTQLIQQVEQLKQEVTRLARERDAYKLKCEKLASNGFREAGSTSDNPSSPEFFM